CCATCCGCCACCCAAGGGGACGGGGCGCGACCACTACCTCACGGCGGTGACGCGGGTCGACAACCAGTTGGTGGAGATCATCGACGTGGAGAAAATCCTCGCCGAAGTCGCGCCAACGCCGGAGACCATTTCCGTCGGCGTGGTGGATGCCGAGACGCAGCACAAGGCGGTTTCCCTGCGGGTGCTGACCGTCGATGATTCGTCGGTGGCACGCAAGCAGGTCACGCGTTGCTTGCAGACGGTCGGTGTCGAGGTGATCGCCCTGAACGATGGGCGGCAAGCGCTGGATTACCTGCGCAACCTGGTCGACGAGGGCAAGCGGCCGGAAGAGGAATTCCTGATGATGATTTCCGACATCGAGATGCCGGAGATGGACGGGTACACGCTGACGTCGGAGATCCGCAGCGACCCGCGGATGCAAAAATTGCACATCATCTTGCATACTTCGCTGTCCGGGGTATTCAACCAGGCGATGGTCAAGAAAGTCGGCGCCGATGACTTCCTGGCCAAGTTCCGGCCCGATGACCTGGCTTCCCGGGTCGTCGAGCGAATCAAGACAGCAGGTTAAAAGGTCGGGCGCATTGTGCGCCCGGCAAGTCAACACAGTGAAAAGAGGCGGTATCTTGTCTACGGGTAATTTGGATTTCGAACAGTTCCGGGTCTTCCTGGAAAAAGCCTGTGGCATCTTGCTTGGTGAAAACAAGCAGTACCTGGTGTCGAGCCGTCTCAATAAAATGATGGAACAGCAGGGCATCAAGTCATTGGGCGAGTTGGTCCAGCGTATCCAGAGCCAGCCGCGCAGTGGCCTGCGCGAAATGGTCGTGGATGCCATGACCACCAACGAAACCCTGTGGTTTCGTGACACTTATCCCTTCGAAGTGCTGAAGAACAAAGTATTGCCGGCGGCCATCAAGGCCAGCCCGGGCCAACGCTTGCGGATCTGGTCGGCGGCGTGTTCGTCGGGCCAGGAACCCTATTCGTTGTCGATGTCCATCGATGAGTTCGAGCGGACCAACCTCGGTCAGCTGAAGGCGGGCGTGCAAATTGTCGCCACCGACCTGTCCGGGACCATGCTCAATAACTGCAAGACCGGCGAGTACGACAGCCTGGCCATTGGCCGTGGGTTGTCACCCGATCGCCTGCAGCGTTATTTCGACGCGAAAGGGCCGGGCAAGTGGGTGGTCAAGGCGCCCATCAAGAGCCGAGTGGAATTCCGTTCGTTCAACTTGCTGGACAGCTACGCCAGCCTGGGCAAGTTCGACATCGTGTTCTGCCGCAACGTGCTGATCTACTTCTCCGCGGAAGTGAAGAAGGACATCCTGATGCGTATCCATAGCACCCTGAAGCCGGGCGGTTATCTGTTCCTTGGCGCGTCGGAAGCGTTGAACGGCTTGCCGGATCATTACCAGATGGTCCAGTGCAGCCCGGGGATCATCTACCAGGCGAAGTGATTGGCTTGTAAAAGAACGGGAGCCCCAAGGGCTCCCTTTTTTCTGCCTGATGATTTCCACTTGTCACGGTCCCCTTGTGGGAGCGGGCTTGCTCGCGAAGGCGGTGTTTCAGTCAAGACAACTTTCACTGTTACACCGCTTTCGCGAGCAAGCCCGCTCCCACAGTTTGGATCTCATTGCGCCTGAGAAGCGGCAGAAAAGCGGCAGCCGGCGGAAACCGATTGCCGCTTTTCTGGCATTGCCGCTTTGCCGATCCCCGCAAAGCCCCGGTTTACGGGCTTTTTCAAAGTGGCACGGCACTTGCTAAAGCCATCGTACGTACATTCTGGTCACCCAAAGGTTTCCGACATGAGCATCAGCTTCGATAAAGCGCTCGGTATCCACGAACAGGCCCTGAGCTTCCGCGCCCAGCGTGCCGAAGTCCTGGCCAACAACATCGCCAACGCCGACACTCCGAACTACAAGGCGCGTGACCTGGACTTCTCCAAGGTCCTTGCCGAGCAGAACGAAAAAGCCAAGAACGGCCACTTCGCCTTGAACATGACCAACAACCGTCATATCGAAGCCGAAGGCGTGGGCAGCGGCGACGAGTCGCTGATGTACCGCACGCCGATGCAACCGTCGATCGACCAGAACACCGTGGACGCTCAACTGGAACAGTCCAACTACGCGGAAAACTCCGTGAACTTCCAGGCCAGCTTCACCCTGCTCAACAGTAAATTCAAAGGGCTGGTATCAGCCCTGCGTGGAGAGTAAGCCATGTCGATCGCGAGCGTTTTCAATATCGCCGGCAGTGCCATGAGTGCCCAGACCACTCGCCTGAACACCGTCGCCAGTAACATCGCCAACGCCGAGACCGTCTCGTCGAGCATCGACCAGACCTACCGCGCCCGTCATCCGGTGTTCGCCACCATGTTCCAGGGCGGCCAATCCACCGGCGGCGACTCGCTGTTCCAGGAGCAGGACGCGGCCGGGCAGGGCGTGCAGGTGCTCGGCGTGGTCGAGGACCAGAGCAACCTCGAAGCCCGCTACGAGCCCAATCACCCGGCGGCCGACGCCAAGGGCTACGTCTACTACCCGAACGTCAACGTCGTTGAAGAAATGGCTGACATGATTTCCGCCAGTCGTTCTTTCCAGACCAACGCCGAAATGATGAACACCGCCAAAACCATGATGCAGAAGGTCCTGACCCTCGGTCAGTGATAAGGGGCGAGTCACATGAGCGTCACTAACACCACCGGCGGTTTGAGCCTCAACGAGATCCTCGCCAACTCTTCGGTCAAGACCAACACCACGACCGATGGCCTGGGCGCGGCAACCAGTGCGGCGACCGGCAAGAAGGAGCTGGGCAAGGACGCGTTCCTGCAATTGCTCGTGACCCAGCTGAAGAACCAGAACCCGCTGGAGCCCCAGGACAACGGCGAATTCGTGGCCCAATTGGCGCAGTTCAGCAGCCTGGAAGGCATCACCACGCTCAACGAAACCGTGAGTGGCATTGCGGGCAACTACAACTCGTCCCAGGCCTTGCAAGCTTCTTCGCTGGTCGGTCGGTCGGTGATCGCGCCCGGTGACAAGGCTGTGGTCGACACCTCCAAGAGCCTCAACGGCACAGTGGTGGTACCGGCGGCAGTGTCTTCCCTCTCGGTCAAGATCATGGACAAGGATGGCAAGACTGTCCGCACTATCGACCTGGGTAGCCAGAAGGCTGGCAACTCCGCCTTCATCTGGGATGGCAAGAACGACGCGGGCGCGACGGTCGAGTCGGGCACGTACACCTTCGCGGCCTCGACCACCATCGACGGCCAGGCCACGTCGCTGATCACCAACCTGCCGGCCACGGTCAGCAGTGTGACGATCAGCCAGACGGGCGGTGAGCTGATGCTCAACCTGGCCGGGCTGGGCAGCATTGCCCTGTCCAAAGTACAAACTATTGGTATGTAGAGCCGACTAACCGGCAAAAGGAGTCAACATGTCTTTCAACATCGGCCTTAGCGGTCTCTATGCAGCCAACAAACAGCTGGACGTGACCGGCAACAACATCGCCAACGTGGCGACCACCGGTTTCAAATCGTCCCGCGCGGAATTCGAAGACGTCTACTCGGCCACCAAGCTGGGTTCGGGCAGCAAGACCGTCGGCAACGGCGTGCGCCTGGCCAACGTTTCCCAACAGTTCGGCCAGGGTGACGTGAACAACACCGGCAACGTGCTGGACATGGGTATCCAGGGCCAGGGCTTCTTTGTCCTGGATAACGACGGTTCGTTGAGCTACACCCGTGCCGGTACCTTCAAGACCGACAAGGAAGGCTACGTCACCAACAGCGATGGCACTGCACGCCTGCAGGGCTACGGCGTGGACGCCAACGGCAAGATCCTCAACGGGATCCTGACCGACCTGCGCATCGACACCTCGAACCTGCCGCCGCAAGCCACCAGCCTGGTTTCGTCGACCATCAACCTGAACTCGACGGCGACGCCGATCACTGCCGCGTTCAACCCGGCCGATACCGCTACTTTCACCAAGCAGTTCACCACGCCGATCTACGACACCCAGGGTAACCAGCACTCGATGGACCAGTACATGGTCAAGACTGCCGGTAACACCTGGAACGTCTATACCTTGATCGATGGTCGCAACCTGAACGGCAGCTTGCCGACCACGACCGGTGCCACCGCGCCAGTCCCCTCCACCATGAACTTCGATTCGAGCGGCAAGTTGACCTCGGTCACCACTCCGCCAGCGACGGTCAACAGCGATCTGGTATTGACTGGCTGGGTTCCTGGCACCGTGACCAACGGAACCTGGACCGCTAACGGCGCCGCCAGCGCGCCGACCATCACGATTTCCATGGGCAACACCACCCAGTTCAACGCCGACACCGCGCGGTCGATCCCGACCCAGAACGGTTACGCCACTGGCCAGATCACCAACCTGACCATCGATGGCAGCGGCGTGATGCTCGCCAACTTCAGCAACAACCAGACCAAGCCGATCGGTCAGATCGCCCTGGCGAGCTTCACCAACGAACAAGGCCTGCAGCCGGTAGGCGGCACGAGCTGGAAGGAAACCTTCGCCTCGGGCATCCCGGGCTACGACGCGCCACAAACCGGCACCCTGGGTTCGATCGTCTCCAACTCCCTGGAAGAGTCCAACGTCAACCTGACCAACGAACTGGTCGAGCTGATCAAGGCGCAAAGCAACTACCAGGCGAACGCCAAGACTATCTCCACCCAGAGCACCATCATGCAGACCATCATTCAGATGACCTGATATCGATGGTTGCTTGAACGCTGCACAAGGAGCCCCTCGAAAGAGGGGCTTTTTTATGAGCTTCAGTTTTGTATTGCCTGGACCGGCCTCATCGCGAGCAAGCTCGCTCCCACACTGGATTTTCGGCGTTCACAAATCCTTGTGGGAGCGAGCTTGCTCGCGATGGGGCCGGCACAGGCGCCGACTTTCCTCCAGACAAAAGAAAGCCCCCGATAAACCAATGGCCTATCGGGGGCTTCTTTCAGCGGGCGCCTTTACGCGCCCGCCCGCTCAGCTTATTGGCAAGCTTCGCAATCCGGCTCGTCGATCGCGCAAGCCTTTGGCACGGGTGCCGGGCCGGCTGGAGCAGCCAGGACCGAATCGTCACCGTGGTTGCCGCCGCTGGAAACCGCGTTCAGCTTGCCGGTGTTGATGGTCGACTTCTCGGTGCTGGTGGCGGCCAGGGCGCGGAGGTAGTAAGTGGTTTTCAGGCCACGGTACCAAGCCATGCGGTAGGTCACGTCCAGCTTCTTGCCCGAGGCGCCGGCGATGTACAGGTTCAGCGACTGAGCCTGGTCGATCCACTTCTGGCGACGGCTGGCAGCGTCGACGATCCACTTGGTGTCCACTTCGAACGCGGTCGCATAGAGCTCCTTGAGTTCTTGCGGGATGCGCTCGATCTGCTGCACCGAACCGTCGTAGTACTTCAGGTCGTTGATCATGACCGAGTCCCACAGGCCGCGGGCCTTGAGGTCGCGGACCAGGTACGGGTTGATCACGGTGAATTCGCCCGACAGGTTCGATTTCACGTACAGGTTCTGGTAGGTCGGTTCGATCGACTGCGACACGCCGGTGATGTTGGCGATGGTGGCGGTCGGTGCGATGGCCATGATGTTCGAGTTGCGGATGCCTTTCTGCACACGGGCACGAACCGGTGCCCAGTCCAGGGTTTCCTTCAGGTCGACGTCGATGTACTTCTCGCCACGCTGGGCGATCAGGATCTGTTGCGAGTCCAGCGGCAGGACGCCCTTGGACCACAGCGAACCCTGGAACGTCTCGTAGGCGCCACGCTCGTCGGCCAGGTCGCAGGAAGCCTGGATCGCGTAGTAGCTGACCGCTTCCATGGACTTGTCGGCGAACTCGACTGCGGCGTCCGAACCGTACGGGATGTGCTGCAGGTACAGCGCGTCCTGGAAGCCCATGATGCCGAGGCCGACCGGACGGTGCTTGAAGTTCGAGTTCTTCGCTTGCGGCACCGAGTAGTAGTTGATGTCGATCACGTTGTCGAGCATGCGCACGGCGGTGTTGACGGTGCGTTGCAGCTTGGCGGTGTCCAGCTTGCCGTCGACGATGTGGTTCGGCAGGTTGATCGAGCCCAGGTTGCAGACCGCGATCTCATCCTTGTTGGTGTTCAGGGTGATCTCGGTGCACAGGTTCGAGCTGTGGACCACGCCCACGTGCTGCTGCGGGCTGCGCAGGTTGCACGGGTCCTTGAAGGTCAGCCATGGGTGGCCGGTCTCGAACAGCATCGACAGCATCTTGCGCCACAGGTCTTTGGCCTGGACGACTTTGAACAGCTTGATCTTGTTGTACTCGGTCAGGGCTTCGTAGTACTCGTAGCGCTCTTCGAAGGCCTTGCCGGTCAGGTCGTGCAGGTCCGGCACTTCGGACGGCGAGAACAGGGTCCACTTGCCGTCATCGAAGACGCGCTTCATGAACAGGTCGGGGATCCAGTTGGCGGTGTTCATGTCGTGGGTACGACGACGGTCATCACCGGTGTTCTTGCGCAGCTCGATGAACTCTTCGATGTCCATGTGCCAGGTTTCCAGGTAGGCACAGACCGCGCCCTTGCGCTTGCCGCCCTGGTTGACCGCAACGGCGGTGTCGTTGACCACTTTGAGGAACGGTACGACGCCCTGGGATTTGCCGTTGGTGCCCTTGATGTACGAGCCCAATGCGCGAACCGGGGTCCAGTCGTTGCCCAGGCCGCCGGCGAATTTCGACAGCATGGCGTTGTCGTGGATCGCGCCGTAGATGCCCGACAAATCGTCCGGCACGGTGGTCAGGTAGCAGCTCGACAGCTGTGGACGCAGGGTGCCGGCGTTGAACAGGGTCGGAGTCGAGGCCATGTAGTCGAAGGACGACAACAGGTTGTAGAACTCGATCGCACGGTCTTCACGCTGCTTCTCTTCGATCGCCAGGCCCATGGCCACGCGCATGAAGAAGACCTGCGGCAGTTCGAAGCGCACGCCATCCTTGTGGATGAAGTAACGGTCGTACAGGGTCTGCAGGCCCAGGTAAGTGAACTGCTGGTCACGCTCGTGGTTGATCGCCTTGCCGAGTTTTTCCAGGTCGAATTCGGCCAGGACAGGGTTCAGCAATTCGTACTCGATACCCTTGG
This genomic interval from Pseudomonas alvandae contains the following:
- a CDS encoding chemotaxis protein CheV, which translates into the protein MAGVMDSVNQRTQLVGQNRLELLLFRLDGQQLYGINVFKVREVLQCPKLTLMPKSSPVVCGVANIRGATIPILDLAMATGSGRLLDQSNPFVIITEYNTKTQGFLVRSVERIVNMNWEEIHPPPKGTGRDHYLTAVTRVDNQLVEIIDVEKILAEVAPTPETISVGVVDAETQHKAVSLRVLTVDDSSVARKQVTRCLQTVGVEVIALNDGRQALDYLRNLVDEGKRPEEEFLMMISDIEMPEMDGYTLTSEIRSDPRMQKLHIILHTSLSGVFNQAMVKKVGADDFLAKFRPDDLASRVVERIKTAG
- the cheR gene encoding protein-glutamate O-methyltransferase CheR, whose amino-acid sequence is MSTGNLDFEQFRVFLEKACGILLGENKQYLVSSRLNKMMEQQGIKSLGELVQRIQSQPRSGLREMVVDAMTTNETLWFRDTYPFEVLKNKVLPAAIKASPGQRLRIWSAACSSGQEPYSLSMSIDEFERTNLGQLKAGVQIVATDLSGTMLNNCKTGEYDSLAIGRGLSPDRLQRYFDAKGPGKWVVKAPIKSRVEFRSFNLLDSYASLGKFDIVFCRNVLIYFSAEVKKDILMRIHSTLKPGGYLFLGASEALNGLPDHYQMVQCSPGIIYQAK
- the flgB gene encoding flagellar basal body rod protein FlgB; translated protein: MSISFDKALGIHEQALSFRAQRAEVLANNIANADTPNYKARDLDFSKVLAEQNEKAKNGHFALNMTNNRHIEAEGVGSGDESLMYRTPMQPSIDQNTVDAQLEQSNYAENSVNFQASFTLLNSKFKGLVSALRGE
- the flgC gene encoding flagellar basal body rod protein FlgC, which produces MSIASVFNIAGSAMSAQTTRLNTVASNIANAETVSSSIDQTYRARHPVFATMFQGGQSTGGDSLFQEQDAAGQGVQVLGVVEDQSNLEARYEPNHPAADAKGYVYYPNVNVVEEMADMISASRSFQTNAEMMNTAKTMMQKVLTLGQ
- the flgD gene encoding flagellar hook assembly protein FlgD, with amino-acid sequence MSVTNTTGGLSLNEILANSSVKTNTTTDGLGAATSAATGKKELGKDAFLQLLVTQLKNQNPLEPQDNGEFVAQLAQFSSLEGITTLNETVSGIAGNYNSSQALQASSLVGRSVIAPGDKAVVDTSKSLNGTVVVPAAVSSLSVKIMDKDGKTVRTIDLGSQKAGNSAFIWDGKNDAGATVESGTYTFAASTTIDGQATSLITNLPATVSSVTISQTGGELMLNLAGLGSIALSKVQTIGM
- the flgE gene encoding flagellar hook protein FlgE codes for the protein MSFNIGLSGLYAANKQLDVTGNNIANVATTGFKSSRAEFEDVYSATKLGSGSKTVGNGVRLANVSQQFGQGDVNNTGNVLDMGIQGQGFFVLDNDGSLSYTRAGTFKTDKEGYVTNSDGTARLQGYGVDANGKILNGILTDLRIDTSNLPPQATSLVSSTINLNSTATPITAAFNPADTATFTKQFTTPIYDTQGNQHSMDQYMVKTAGNTWNVYTLIDGRNLNGSLPTTTGATAPVPSTMNFDSSGKLTSVTTPPATVNSDLVLTGWVPGTVTNGTWTANGAASAPTITISMGNTTQFNADTARSIPTQNGYATGQITNLTIDGSGVMLANFSNNQTKPIGQIALASFTNEQGLQPVGGTSWKETFASGIPGYDAPQTGTLGSIVSNSLEESNVNLTNELVELIKAQSNYQANAKTISTQSTIMQTIIQMT
- a CDS encoding ribonucleoside-diphosphate reductase subunit alpha codes for the protein MHTDTTRENPQGTAPLAADSSPDLSATAPGQLRVIKRNGTVVPYTDDKITVAITKAFLAVEGGTAAASSRIHDTVARLTEQVTATFKRRMPSGGTIHIEEIQDQVELALMRAGEQKVARDYVIYRDSRAKERATRSPADAPVQAHPSIRIARADGSLAPLDMGRLNTIVTEACEGLEEVDGDLIQRETLKNLYDGVALKDVNTALVMTARTLVEREPNYSFVTARLLMDTLRAEGLSFLEVAESATHHEMADLYAKALPAYVAKGIEYELLNPVLAEFDLEKLGKAINHERDQQFTYLGLQTLYDRYFIHKDGVRFELPQVFFMRVAMGLAIEEKQREDRAIEFYNLLSSFDYMASTPTLFNAGTLRPQLSSCYLTTVPDDLSGIYGAIHDNAMLSKFAGGLGNDWTPVRALGSYIKGTNGKSQGVVPFLKVVNDTAVAVNQGGKRKGAVCAYLETWHMDIEEFIELRKNTGDDRRRTHDMNTANWIPDLFMKRVFDDGKWTLFSPSEVPDLHDLTGKAFEERYEYYEALTEYNKIKLFKVVQAKDLWRKMLSMLFETGHPWLTFKDPCNLRSPQQHVGVVHSSNLCTEITLNTNKDEIAVCNLGSINLPNHIVDGKLDTAKLQRTVNTAVRMLDNVIDINYYSVPQAKNSNFKHRPVGLGIMGFQDALYLQHIPYGSDAAVEFADKSMEAVSYYAIQASCDLADERGAYETFQGSLWSKGVLPLDSQQILIAQRGEKYIDVDLKETLDWAPVRARVQKGIRNSNIMAIAPTATIANITGVSQSIEPTYQNLYVKSNLSGEFTVINPYLVRDLKARGLWDSVMINDLKYYDGSVQQIERIPQELKELYATAFEVDTKWIVDAASRRQKWIDQAQSLNLYIAGASGKKLDVTYRMAWYRGLKTTYYLRALAATSTEKSTINTGKLNAVSSGGNHGDDSVLAAPAGPAPVPKACAIDEPDCEACQ